A genomic region of Leptospira mtsangambouensis contains the following coding sequences:
- a CDS encoding SDR family oxidoreductase — MNFNLVGRTVIITGITDSSSLALVIAKECKQLGAKLICTGLGKTEFHENLSSAGLSFLERTYSDFTNTVKSELGEDTIVYPLDVTIQANIDSFAEFLKLNQIKIHSVLHSIAMDKTIRQGKVKPIMTISREEFMDAMNVSAFSLLALTQSLYQREILAEAGSIVALSYLGAERVVSHPYKNIGIAKSALERLVKEMAMELGKEKQIQVNAIRFSPYRASKAGSAIEGLEEAELNCQLLAPLGNASAKDLAEEVTYLFRPGNRITGEIRHVDGGYHIRG; from the coding sequence ATGAATTTTAATTTAGTTGGCAGGACCGTGATCATCACGGGAATTACAGATTCTTCATCACTCGCTTTAGTCATCGCAAAAGAGTGTAAACAATTGGGTGCCAAACTCATTTGTACAGGACTTGGAAAAACAGAGTTTCACGAAAATCTATCTAGTGCGGGACTTTCTTTTTTAGAACGTACATATTCAGATTTTACAAATACCGTCAAAAGTGAATTAGGTGAAGATACTATTGTCTATCCATTAGATGTTACCATTCAGGCAAACATTGATTCATTTGCCGAGTTTTTAAAATTGAATCAAATTAAAATTCATTCGGTTTTACATTCCATCGCTATGGATAAAACAATTCGCCAAGGGAAAGTAAAACCCATCATGACCATATCGCGTGAAGAATTTATGGATGCAATGAACGTATCCGCATTTTCGCTTCTTGCCCTTACGCAGAGTCTTTATCAAAGGGAAATACTAGCAGAGGCCGGTTCCATTGTTGCTTTGAGTTATTTAGGAGCGGAAAGAGTTGTCTCCCATCCTTACAAAAATATAGGTATAGCAAAATCTGCTTTAGAGAGGCTTGTAAAGGAAATGGCGATGGAATTAGGAAAGGAAAAACAAATTCAGGTCAACGCCATCCGATTTTCTCCTTACCGGGCCAGTAAAGCGGGTTCTGCCATTGAAGGACTGGAAGAAGCGGAATTGAATTGTCAACTTCTTGCACCATTAGGAAATGCTTCAGCAAAAGATTTAGCTGAGGAAGTAACTTATTTGTTTCGACCAGGGAACCGCATTACAGGCGAAATACGACATGTGGATGGCGGTTATCATATCCGTGGGTAA
- the murD gene encoding UDP-N-acetylmuramoyl-L-alanine--D-glutamate ligase gives MFSESIPTRSDLDQFQNFLILGGGSSGDSSAKLLSSLGKRSVLADKFPEKANSSLYVSVLSDNHPQERLEGIDCIIKSPGILPDHPILKVAKERQIPILSEICLARIFYKGPIIGITGTDGKSTTTALTYHILKSKFPNSKMGGNIGVPFTSFCLEPLDLVVLELSSYQLDDSPNLELTCSAILNLASDHLERHKTMDSYAKAKWKIQNLKNPEHKLFINPNFLQYLSNLPSEYTNLQFIGEDQKYFVSLNPNQIHTPNHIYDASKFPLKGKHNLMNLCFAIALSESMGMNPNEIQNGFESFSGLPHRFKKIDSPEFKNQYKEIQFINDSKSTNLHSMLSGISGFKKGDELFLILGGIPKTEPIDPFLKRWNELECPLWVYGKAVEVWKSEFDRTGLPVRYFSDLPTLVTDLKNKIDSTLQSNTIGSLANKEKENEPNSLSVIFSPAGASFDLYKNFEERGNHFESLIKERFT, from the coding sequence ATGTTTTCTGAATCCATTCCCACACGTTCCGACCTCGACCAGTTCCAAAATTTCCTCATTTTAGGTGGTGGGTCCTCTGGTGATTCTTCCGCCAAATTATTATCTTCTCTAGGAAAACGTTCTGTCTTGGCAGACAAGTTTCCAGAAAAAGCAAACTCAAGTTTGTATGTTTCGGTTTTGTCAGACAATCACCCACAGGAGAGATTGGAAGGGATCGATTGTATCATCAAAAGCCCTGGTATTCTCCCTGACCATCCCATCCTAAAAGTTGCAAAGGAAAGACAAATCCCAATACTTAGTGAAATTTGTTTAGCGCGTATTTTTTATAAGGGACCTATCATTGGAATCACGGGAACGGATGGAAAATCGACAACGACAGCCCTCACATATCATATCTTAAAATCAAAATTTCCTAATTCAAAAATGGGAGGAAATATTGGAGTTCCTTTTACATCTTTTTGTTTAGAACCACTTGATTTAGTAGTTTTAGAACTTTCCAGTTATCAATTGGACGATTCACCTAACTTAGAATTAACTTGTTCTGCCATTCTCAATTTAGCCTCAGACCATTTGGAACGACATAAAACAATGGATTCTTATGCAAAAGCAAAATGGAAAATCCAAAATTTAAAAAATCCCGAACACAAATTATTTATCAATCCAAACTTTTTACAGTATCTTTCCAATTTACCTTCGGAATATACCAACTTACAATTCATAGGTGAAGATCAAAAATATTTTGTTAGTTTGAATCCAAATCAAATTCACACACCAAACCATATTTATGATGCCTCCAAATTCCCACTCAAAGGAAAACACAACCTAATGAATTTATGTTTTGCCATTGCTCTTAGTGAGTCAATGGGAATGAATCCAAATGAAATCCAAAATGGATTTGAGTCCTTTAGTGGACTTCCACACCGATTCAAAAAGATAGATAGTCCTGAATTTAAAAACCAATACAAAGAAATCCAATTCATCAATGATTCAAAATCAACAAACCTCCATTCCATGCTTTCAGGAATTTCTGGATTCAAAAAAGGAGATGAATTATTTTTGATTTTAGGAGGGATTCCAAAAACAGAACCCATCGATCCTTTTTTAAAAAGATGGAATGAATTGGAATGCCCCCTTTGGGTTTATGGAAAAGCTGTTGAAGTTTGGAAATCTGAGTTTGATCGAACAGGACTTCCTGTTCGTTATTTTTCGGACCTTCCCACTCTAGTCACCGATCTAAAAAACAAAATTGATTCAACTCTTCAATCGAATACAATCGGTTCTCTAGCGAATAAAGAGAAAGAAAATGAACCAAACTCCTTGTCGGTGATATTTTCACCGGCAGGAGCTAGTTTTGATTTGTATAAAAACTTTGAAGAAAGAGGAAATCATTTCGAAAGTTTGATCAAAGAACGATTCACATAA
- a CDS encoding STAS domain-containing protein, which yields MLKHEVKDGKLVVYLEGRLDVSVANEVEEGLMELIDNAGHRKVLLNMKDVEYMSSSGFRACISTLRKLNSKEGSLKISNIKPAVKRIFDVIELTSLFDIYDSEDAALKAF from the coding sequence GTGCTGAAACACGAAGTGAAAGACGGAAAACTAGTCGTTTATCTGGAAGGTCGATTGGACGTTTCTGTGGCAAATGAAGTGGAAGAGGGCCTTATGGAACTCATCGATAATGCTGGACATAGAAAGGTCCTCTTAAACATGAAAGATGTCGAATATATGTCTTCTTCGGGGTTTAGAGCTTGTATTTCCACTCTTAGAAAACTCAATTCCAAAGAGGGTTCTCTTAAAATCTCCAATATCAAACCTGCGGTCAAACGTATCTTTGATGTCATTGAACTTACGTCTCTTTTTGATATCTACGATTCAGAAGATGCAGCGCTCAAAGCGTTCTAA
- a CDS encoding indole-3-glycerol-phosphate synthase (involved in tryptophan biosynthesis; amino acid biosynthesis; converts 1-(2-carboxyphenylamino)-1-deoxy-D-ribulose 5-phosphate to C(1)-(3-indolyl)-glycerol 3-phosphat) — protein MNPVLHKIVETKHEEILQAKGRSLPARKVPIRPWESNLKTSSISVIAECKKGSPSSGVLRPDYDPVEIASIYESSGAGAISVLTDSKYFFGSLTDLASVAESVSIPVIRKDFIIDPLQIEEAYSYGASAILLIVRILTPKELSSLHSFAKNLGLAVLVETHNKEEVKIALDSGATTIGINTRDLDTFQIHKNLIEEIAQELDDSIIRVAESGISSFNDWQKYKGIVDSMLVGTYFMKSKDIAKDFRSLLSGN, from the coding sequence TTGAATCCAGTTTTACATAAGATCGTCGAGACCAAACATGAAGAGATCCTCCAAGCAAAGGGTAGGTCTCTTCCCGCTCGCAAAGTTCCCATTCGTCCATGGGAATCAAATCTCAAAACGAGTTCTATTTCAGTCATAGCAGAATGCAAAAAAGGAAGTCCTAGTTCGGGAGTTCTTAGACCAGATTATGATCCTGTAGAAATTGCATCCATCTATGAATCCTCGGGGGCTGGTGCGATTTCTGTCCTCACCGACTCAAAGTATTTTTTCGGATCGTTAACAGATTTAGCTTCTGTGGCAGAGTCTGTTTCTATTCCTGTGATCCGTAAAGATTTCATTATTGATCCTCTGCAAATTGAAGAGGCTTATTCTTATGGAGCTTCTGCGATTTTACTCATTGTAAGAATCCTTACTCCAAAAGAGTTATCGTCTTTACATAGTTTTGCGAAAAATTTAGGTCTTGCTGTCCTTGTCGAAACACACAACAAAGAAGAGGTAAAGATTGCTTTGGACTCTGGTGCTACAACGATTGGTATCAATACTAGAGATTTAGACACTTTTCAGATTCATAAAAATCTTATCGAAGAAATTGCGCAAGAACTGGATGATTCTATCATTCGGGTTGCTGAATCGGGTATATCAAGTTTTAACGATTGGCAAAAATACAAAGGGATCGTAGATTCTATGTTAGTTGGGACTTACTTTATGAAAAGTAAGGACATTGCAAAAGATTTCCGTTCTCTTTTGTCAGGAAACTAA
- a CDS encoding ATP-binding protein, giving the protein MNWKQFLKGFILFLLYIGTAKLGMEFFSFQPVNLAVLWIPSGIGLIGCLFFGFRFLPVVWIASFLVNKDGLISSQHGLNQFDLYLSISLTAGIDTLQSTLAYTFWIRKIRKSLNSAKDNFYFVTYVCFLSSLISILCLGGILYYFGYFYRLNFSEIIQTLIVITFGDTIGIFITVPFFMAWRKFRFSDLSVKLILWTTAFILIQAIIVYHFPYLFFLSFLILIYLGYRFQIRGVTLGVFLLYLSSILMTRLGVGPFVYPGVFDSYIYLISFLIPFSILSEFITLQYQRLIAYRFELEKKVFERTKLLRKQVFEKNKAIEALHTSEKLLSESNRTKDVFFSIIAHDLRNPLGAFKQLTELMYTDFDTYSDLEKKETIFDIQNSASMLYGLLEQLLDWARTQTGNMPFRPKQVNLLSLITKITDQVESSVKKKSIRILTDVPPESAFVYADSEMIQAVLRNLITNSIKFTNDNGEIRIVVRQDEDGIRVECHDNGIGMDSSDLEKLFRVDAQLTSIGLEGEKGTGLGLILCNEFIKLHGGEIWATSEKGKGTTVSFRLPDQI; this is encoded by the coding sequence ATGAACTGGAAGCAATTCCTAAAGGGATTCATTTTGTTTCTATTGTATATAGGAACTGCTAAATTGGGAATGGAGTTCTTTTCGTTCCAACCAGTAAATCTTGCGGTGCTTTGGATCCCATCTGGTATTGGACTCATCGGGTGTTTGTTTTTTGGATTTCGTTTCCTACCTGTTGTTTGGATTGCTAGTTTCCTTGTGAATAAAGATGGTCTAATCAGTAGCCAACATGGCCTGAATCAATTTGATTTGTATTTGAGCATCAGCCTAACTGCAGGCATTGATACTTTACAGTCTACTTTAGCTTATACGTTTTGGATTCGAAAAATTCGCAAAAGTTTAAATTCTGCAAAAGATAATTTTTACTTTGTTACTTACGTTTGTTTTCTTTCTAGTTTGATTTCCATTTTGTGTCTGGGGGGAATTTTATATTATTTTGGATATTTTTATCGATTAAATTTTTCTGAAATCATTCAGACTTTAATTGTCATCACCTTTGGGGATACGATCGGAATTTTTATTACCGTTCCTTTTTTTATGGCATGGAGAAAGTTCCGATTTTCTGATTTGTCAGTCAAACTGATCCTTTGGACCACCGCTTTTATTTTGATCCAAGCCATCATTGTTTATCATTTTCCTTATCTTTTCTTTTTGTCATTTTTGATTCTCATTTATTTGGGTTATCGATTTCAAATCCGAGGTGTAACCTTGGGTGTATTTTTATTATATCTTTCAAGTATTCTTATGACGCGATTGGGTGTTGGGCCTTTTGTATATCCGGGCGTTTTTGATTCTTATATTTATTTGATTTCGTTTTTGATACCTTTTTCAATTTTATCTGAGTTCATTACCTTACAATACCAACGCCTTATTGCTTATCGATTTGAATTAGAAAAAAAAGTATTCGAACGAACGAAGTTACTAAGAAAACAAGTTTTTGAAAAAAATAAGGCAATTGAAGCACTTCATACTTCTGAGAAGTTACTGAGTGAGTCCAATCGAACCAAAGATGTTTTTTTTTCTATCATCGCCCATGATTTGAGAAATCCATTGGGCGCCTTCAAACAACTAACGGAACTAATGTACACTGATTTTGATACATATTCAGATTTAGAAAAAAAAGAAACCATCTTTGATATTCAAAACTCTGCTTCCATGTTGTACGGACTTCTAGAACAACTTTTAGATTGGGCCAGGACACAAACCGGGAATATGCCATTTCGACCTAAACAAGTTAATTTGTTAAGCCTGATTACAAAAATTACCGATCAAGTAGAATCATCAGTTAAGAAAAAATCCATTCGCATTCTCACTGATGTTCCTCCTGAATCGGCTTTTGTATACGCAGATTCAGAAATGATTCAGGCAGTCCTTCGTAATTTAATTACCAACTCGATTAAGTTTACAAATGATAATGGAGAAATTCGCATCGTTGTTAGACAAGATGAAGACGGAATTCGAGTGGAATGCCATGATAATGGGATTGGTATGGATAGTTCAGACTTGGAAAAACTATTCCGTGTGGATGCACAATTGACTAGCATTGGGTTGGAAGGGGAAAAGGGCACTGGACTTGGACTCATTCTTTGTAACGAGTTTATCAAGTTACATGGAGGAGAAATTTGGGCCACAAGTGAAAAGGGAAAAGGAACAACCGTTAGCTTCCGATTGCCGGATCAAATTTAG